One segment of Marvinbryantia formatexigens DSM 14469 DNA contains the following:
- a CDS encoding ABC transporter ATP-binding protein translates to MQPLLECRNVNYSYHTEQGETHALSDISFQVEDGAFEVIVGPSGCGKSTLLSLICNLLSPESGEVLLNGKPVGEHMDFHIGYMPQKDQLFEWRNIYGNVTLGLEIQRCMTAENIQFAEKLMKEYGLWDFRHVKPSQLSGGMRQRAALIRTLVLRPSLLLLDEPFSALDYQTRLSVADDIYGIIKKEHKTAVLVTHDLAEAVSMADKVLVLSSRPARIVKELTVSFDLPERTPMASRNAPQFKEYFNQIWKELNTYAREAEAM, encoded by the coding sequence ATGCAGCCTTTATTAGAGTGCAGGAATGTCAATTATTCCTATCACACGGAGCAGGGCGAGACGCACGCCCTTTCGGATATATCGTTTCAGGTAGAAGACGGCGCGTTTGAGGTGATTGTCGGACCGAGCGGCTGCGGGAAATCAACGCTGCTTTCGCTCATCTGCAATCTGCTTTCGCCGGAATCCGGCGAGGTGCTTTTGAACGGGAAGCCGGTCGGGGAGCATATGGATTTTCATATCGGCTATATGCCGCAGAAGGACCAGCTTTTTGAATGGCGCAATATTTACGGAAATGTGACGCTCGGTCTGGAAATCCAGCGATGTATGACGGCGGAGAATATACAGTTTGCGGAAAAACTGATGAAGGAGTACGGACTGTGGGATTTCCGGCATGTAAAGCCCAGCCAGCTCTCCGGCGGGATGCGGCAGCGGGCGGCGCTGATAAGGACGCTGGTGCTGCGTCCGTCCCTGCTGCTTCTGGATGAGCCGTTTTCCGCTCTCGATTATCAGACGCGGCTTTCGGTTGCGGACGATATTTACGGTATTATTAAAAAGGAGCACAAAACGGCGGTTCTGGTGACGCACGACCTCGCAGAGGCGGTCAGTATGGCGGATAAGGTGCTGGTGCTGTCCAGCCGTCCGGCGCGCATTGTAAAGGAGCTGACGGTTTCCTTTGATTTGCCGGAGCGCACGCCGATGGCGTCGCGCAATGCTCCGCAGTTTAAAGAATATTTTAACCAGATATGGAAGGAGCTGAACACCTATGCGCGGGAAGCAGAAGCCATGTAA
- the trkA gene encoding Trk system potassium transporter TrkA: MQIIIVGCGKVGSTLAEQLSREDNDVTVLDINGQRVEQLVNELDIMGYIGSGISFDTLMEAGVKKADLLIAVTGSDELNLMCCLIAKKAGDCLTIARVRNPEYSRETEFLKKELGLAMVINPELTAAGEAARVLRLPTAISVEVFAKGKVEVLKFRIKPDSPLCRMEIQEIGPKLKSDILVCVVERGGEIIIPNGTFVLQERDNVYVAGAQKKTAEFFKRIGIGSRPVDNIMIVGGGKISFYLSHMLLANGIDVKIIEKDAACCEMLSQKLPGATIIHGDGTDKALLLEEGLDRADAFAALTGMDEENIFLSLYAKTQSNIKTITKINRISFDEVVDGLDLDTVIYPKDITAEYIIRYTRALGNSIGSNVETMHRIAGGKVEALEFVIRENAPVVNIPLIDLNLKNDILVACIQRGGRIILPRGNDCMKVGDGVIVVTSRTGLKDIRDILGKSRSGQ, from the coding sequence ATGCAGATAATCATTGTAGGCTGCGGGAAGGTTGGCTCGACCCTGGCGGAACAGCTCAGCAGGGAGGACAACGACGTCACGGTCCTGGATATTAACGGACAGCGTGTAGAGCAGCTTGTAAACGAACTTGATATTATGGGATACATAGGCAGCGGCATCAGCTTTGACACGCTGATGGAGGCGGGCGTGAAGAAGGCGGACCTTCTGATTGCAGTCACCGGCTCGGACGAGCTGAATCTGATGTGCTGCCTGATTGCGAAAAAAGCGGGCGACTGTCTGACGATTGCCCGCGTGCGCAATCCGGAGTACAGCAGGGAGACAGAATTCTTAAAAAAAGAACTCGGACTGGCAATGGTCATCAATCCGGAGCTGACGGCGGCGGGGGAGGCGGCAAGAGTGCTGCGCCTTCCGACGGCAATCAGCGTGGAAGTGTTTGCCAAGGGCAAGGTGGAGGTCTTGAAATTCCGCATAAAACCGGACTCACCGCTCTGCCGTATGGAGATCCAGGAGATTGGACCCAAATTAAAAAGTGACATTCTGGTCTGCGTGGTCGAGCGCGGCGGAGAAATTATCATCCCGAACGGCACCTTTGTTCTGCAGGAGCGGGACAATGTGTATGTTGCGGGCGCCCAGAAAAAAACGGCGGAATTTTTTAAGCGTATCGGCATCGGCTCCAGACCGGTAGACAACATCATGATTGTGGGCGGAGGGAAAATCAGCTTTTATCTTTCCCATATGCTGCTTGCCAACGGCATCGATGTGAAAATCATTGAAAAGGATGCCGCCTGCTGCGAAATGCTCAGTCAGAAGCTTCCCGGCGCGACGATTATTCACGGGGACGGCACCGACAAAGCGCTTCTTCTGGAGGAGGGGCTGGACCGCGCGGATGCGTTTGCTGCGCTTACCGGAATGGATGAGGAAAACATTTTTCTGTCCCTGTACGCAAAGACGCAGTCGAACATCAAGACGATTACGAAGATCAACAGGATCTCCTTCGATGAGGTGGTTGACGGACTGGACCTGGATACCGTGATATACCCGAAGGATATTACGGCGGAATATATTATCCGCTATACGCGCGCACTCGGAAATTCCATCGGAAGCAACGTGGAGACCATGCACCGGATTGCCGGCGGCAAGGTAGAGGCGCTGGAGTTTGTCATCCGCGAAAATGCGCCGGTGGTCAACATTCCGCTGATTGACCTGAATCTGAAAAACGATATTCTTGTGGCGTGCATACAGCGCGGCGGCCGGATTATCCTTCCGCGCGGAAATGACTGCATGAAGGTGGGAGACGGCGTCATTGTAGTTACCTCAAGGACAGGGCTGAAGGATATCAGAGATATTCTCGGAAAGAGCAGGTCGGGACAGTAG
- a CDS encoding ABC-2 transporter permease, giving the protein MRILKCVQLDILKSNGIFKFLPFFMALSLVLSFMATDKPMYWGILYMIFGGMAVVSTPFFSANNISEIFVNMLPASVADRVFGRYLFGVLVLAATAVMGVAVELIRMTVSGIYAMEGVGVFTGIVFGVALILTSLEFLILYFVKIKNGSLLSLVRMVPASIVFFGISALMETSGDGTWIAELAQWIAGHLTILALAALAAGVLLTVICAAASWLHEKEKY; this is encoded by the coding sequence ATGAGAATTCTCAAATGTGTGCAGCTGGATATTTTAAAATCAAACGGTATTTTTAAGTTTCTGCCGTTTTTCATGGCATTAAGCCTGGTTCTTTCCTTTATGGCAACGGATAAGCCGATGTACTGGGGGATTTTATATATGATTTTCGGCGGAATGGCGGTTGTGTCAACTCCGTTCTTTTCCGCGAACAATATATCGGAGATATTTGTCAATATGCTGCCGGCTTCCGTGGCGGACCGGGTATTCGGACGGTATCTGTTCGGCGTGCTGGTGCTGGCGGCGACCGCGGTGATGGGAGTAGCCGTCGAGCTTATCCGCATGACGGTTTCCGGGATATATGCAATGGAAGGAGTCGGGGTATTCACGGGAATCGTTTTTGGTGTTGCGCTGATTTTGACGTCGCTGGAATTTCTGATACTGTATTTTGTAAAAATCAAAAACGGATCATTGCTCAGCCTGGTGCGTATGGTTCCGGCGTCTATCGTGTTTTTCGGCATCAGCGCTCTGATGGAGACGAGCGGCGATGGAACATGGATAGCAGAACTGGCGCAGTGGATAGCGGGACATCTGACGATACTGGCACTGGCGGCTCTCGCGGCAGGCGTGCTGCTTACGGTAATCTGCGCCGCAGCCTCCTGGCTTCATGAAAAAGAAAAATATTGA
- a CDS encoding amidohydrolase family protein, with protein MFGECHAHLFMNGSNYRQAVNDHKNGVNTARVREHLEAYRACGITYIRDGGDHFGVSLQARALAGEYGITYRTPVFAIHRAGHYGEIVGKSAQTLDDVRLLVQEVRREQGDFVKIMVSGLVDYSGFGLLSEPALEKGWIAEMIHIAHEEGFAVMVHANGADAVLAAVDAGADSIEHGNYIDRECMAAMAERGCVWVPTIVTTRNLIGCGRYDDRILEQIYDMECENLVCSWELGVPLAVGSDAGAYMVPHGQGAVCEYETFCEVLKDVRREDLDGHLQESEAQIRRVFAQPQ; from the coding sequence ATGTTCGGAGAATGTCACGCTCATTTGTTTATGAACGGAAGCAATTACCGCCAGGCGGTAAATGACCATAAAAACGGCGTAAATACCGCGCGCGTGCGGGAGCATCTGGAGGCGTACCGCGCGTGCGGGATTACTTATATCCGGGATGGCGGGGACCATTTCGGCGTCTCTTTACAGGCGCGCGCCCTGGCGGGGGAATACGGGATCACATACCGCACGCCGGTGTTCGCCATCCACCGCGCGGGGCATTACGGGGAAATTGTCGGAAAGAGCGCGCAGACCCTGGATGATGTGCGCCTGCTTGTGCAGGAGGTGCGCCGGGAGCAGGGGGATTTTGTGAAAATAATGGTATCCGGTCTGGTTGACTATAGCGGTTTCGGGCTGCTGAGTGAGCCGGCGCTGGAGAAAGGATGGATAGCGGAAATGATTCACATTGCACATGAGGAGGGCTTTGCCGTTATGGTGCACGCGAACGGAGCGGATGCTGTGCTGGCGGCGGTGGATGCCGGGGCGGACAGTATCGAGCACGGAAATTATATTGACCGGGAATGCATGGCGGCTATGGCGGAGCGCGGATGCGTGTGGGTGCCGACGATTGTGACCACGCGGAATCTTATCGGCTGCGGCAGATACGATGACAGGATTCTGGAGCAGATTTATGATATGGAGTGCGAAAATCTGGTCTGTTCCTGGGAGCTGGGCGTGCCGCTGGCGGTCGGAAGCGACGCCGGCGCCTATATGGTGCCGCACGGACAGGGCGCCGTCTGCGAGTACGAGACCTTCTGCGAGGTGCTGAAAGATGTACGGAGGGAGGATCTGGACGGGCATCTGCAGGAGAGCGAGGCGCAGATACGGCGTGTATTTGCACAGCCGCAGTAA
- a CDS encoding 2-hydroxyacid dehydrogenase — protein sequence MKILFFGTKSYDRQFFDETWKEKEYEEIQLDYVDTLLIPDTARLAQGYDAVCAFVNMDLSAPTIETLADCGVRLILMRCAGFNNVDLEKAEEKGITVMRVPGYSPEAVAEHAMALALTANRHTHKAYVRVRENDFSLSGLMGVTLYQKTAGIVGTGKIGAAMARICRGFGMKVLAYDVYKNPSLDFAEYVDLDTLLAQSDLISLHCPLTEETHHMINIETIEKMKDGVILVNTSRGGLIKTDDLIKGIRENKFFAVGLDVYEEENGSVYEDLSDAILAHSTVARLLSFPNVMVTSHQGFFAREALQAISKTTMENALSFMQGKKNGNEVE from the coding sequence ATGAAGATTTTATTTTTCGGAACAAAAAGTTATGACAGGCAGTTCTTTGACGAGACATGGAAGGAAAAGGAATATGAGGAAATCCAGCTCGATTATGTGGATACGCTGCTGATACCGGACACGGCGAGACTGGCGCAGGGCTATGACGCGGTGTGCGCGTTTGTAAACATGGACTTAAGCGCGCCGACGATTGAGACGCTGGCGGACTGCGGCGTCCGCCTGATTCTGATGCGCTGCGCGGGCTTCAATAATGTGGACCTTGAGAAGGCGGAGGAGAAGGGCATCACGGTTATGCGCGTGCCGGGCTACTCCCCGGAGGCGGTGGCGGAGCATGCAATGGCGCTGGCGCTGACGGCAAACCGTCATACGCACAAGGCGTATGTGCGCGTGCGGGAAAATGATTTCAGCCTGTCCGGGCTGATGGGTGTTACGCTGTACCAGAAGACGGCGGGTATCGTCGGCACCGGAAAAATCGGCGCGGCGATGGCGCGTATCTGCCGCGGCTTCGGCATGAAGGTGCTGGCGTATGATGTTTACAAAAATCCCTCGCTTGATTTCGCGGAATATGTGGATCTGGATACGCTCCTTGCGCAGTCGGATCTGATTTCTCTCCACTGCCCGCTGACCGAGGAGACGCATCACATGATTAACATAGAGACGATTGAAAAGATGAAGGACGGCGTAATCCTGGTGAACACCTCCAGAGGTGGTCTGATAAAGACGGACGATCTGATTAAAGGCATCCGCGAAAACAAGTTTTTTGCGGTTGGTCTGGATGTGTACGAGGAGGAAAACGGCAGCGTTTATGAGGACCTGTCGGATGCGATTCTGGCGCATTCCACGGTGGCGCGCCTGTTAAGTTTCCCGAATGTCATGGTAACATCCCACCAGGGCTTCTTTGCAAGAGAGGCGCTGCAGGCAATCAGTAAGACGACAATGGAGAACGCCCTCAGCTTTATGCAGGGAAAGAAAAACGGGAATGAAGTAGAATAG
- a CDS encoding TrkH family potassium uptake protein, whose translation MNYRIIGYILGHVCCFEGAFLALPFLVALIYREYAVGAAYLGTAVLCTVIGAVFVLKVPKDKRLYTKEGLVAVSLSWILLSVLGALPFRISGEIPHYVDALFETISGFTTTGSSILTDVEAMSHAGLFWRSFTHWVGGMGVLVFILAIIPSRGGAFMNLMKAESPGPSVSKFVPKLRDTAIFLYSIYMGMTIIQLVLLLLGGMPVFDAVTLTMGTAGTGGFAVKNSGIAEYTYYQQAVITIFMILFGVNFNTWFLVVRKKPKQAFKSEEVLTYFAIIAVSVLIITFNILPEFPNLLQSFHHAAFQVASIITTTGYSTRDFNMWPPLSKTILVILMFIGACAGSTGGGIKVSRVIIMVKGIGKEIRMLLHPRSVHKVRMDGRPIEHEVVRSVNVYLAVYVLIFIGSLLIITLDEKDLVTNFTAVAATLNNIGPGLEVVGAAGNFSSFSDLSKLVLCLDMLAGRLELFPMLMLFVPSVWTRHRPAKIRKKEA comes from the coding sequence ATGAATTACAGAATAATAGGCTATATACTGGGGCATGTGTGCTGTTTCGAGGGAGCGTTTCTGGCGCTGCCGTTTCTGGTTGCCCTTATTTACCGGGAGTATGCGGTCGGGGCGGCATATCTTGGAACCGCCGTTCTCTGCACGGTCATAGGGGCGGTATTTGTTCTGAAGGTGCCGAAGGATAAACGGCTTTACACGAAGGAGGGACTGGTCGCGGTTTCCTTAAGCTGGATTCTGCTGAGTGTCCTCGGTGCGCTGCCGTTCCGGATTTCCGGGGAGATACCGCATTATGTGGATGCGCTGTTTGAGACGATCTCCGGTTTTACCACGACCGGTTCCAGTATTCTGACGGATGTAGAGGCGATGTCCCACGCCGGGCTTTTCTGGCGCAGCTTTACCCACTGGGTGGGCGGCATGGGCGTGCTGGTGTTTATTCTCGCCATTATCCCCTCCAGAGGCGGCGCCTTTATGAATCTGATGAAGGCGGAGAGCCCCGGACCTTCCGTCAGCAAGTTTGTGCCGAAGCTGCGCGATACGGCGATTTTTCTCTACAGTATTTATATGGGCATGACGATTATCCAGCTTGTTCTGCTGCTGCTTGGCGGAATGCCGGTTTTTGATGCCGTTACGCTTACGATGGGCACCGCGGGTACCGGCGGCTTTGCAGTGAAAAACAGCGGAATCGCAGAGTATACGTACTACCAGCAGGCGGTCATCACGATTTTTATGATTTTGTTCGGTGTGAACTTTAATACCTGGTTCCTCGTTGTCAGAAAAAAACCGAAGCAGGCGTTTAAGTCGGAGGAGGTGCTGACGTATTTCGCGATTATCGCGGTTTCTGTGCTTATTATCACCTTCAATATCCTGCCGGAGTTTCCGAACCTGCTGCAGTCGTTTCATCACGCGGCGTTCCAGGTCGCCTCAATTATTACGACGACCGGATACTCCACGCGGGACTTTAATATGTGGCCGCCGCTCTCGAAGACTATTCTGGTGATTCTGATGTTTATCGGCGCCTGTGCCGGCAGCACCGGCGGCGGTATCAAGGTTTCGCGTGTCATTATCATGGTGAAGGGCATCGGCAAGGAAATCCGGATGCTTCTGCACCCGCGCAGCGTCCACAAGGTGCGGATGGACGGGCGACCGATAGAGCATGAGGTGGTGCGCTCCGTGAACGTATATCTTGCGGTGTATGTGCTGATTTTTATCGGCTCCCTGCTGATTATTACGCTGGACGAGAAGGATCTGGTGACGAATTTTACGGCGGTTGCCGCTACGCTGAATAACATCGGTCCCGGACTGGAGGTCGTCGGGGCGGCGGGGAATTTTTCCTCGTTTTCGGACCTGTCGAAGCTGGTGCTCTGTCTGGATATGCTGGCGGGACGTCTGGAGCTGTTCCCGATGCTGATGCTTTTTGTGCCCTCTGTGTGGACGCGGCATCGGCCGGCAAAAATCAGAAAAAAGGAAGCGTAA